The following proteins come from a genomic window of Nicotiana tomentosiformis chromosome 12, ASM39032v3, whole genome shotgun sequence:
- the LOC104096537 gene encoding NAC domain-containing protein 92-like: protein MELEVNKEESSLPPGFRFHPTDEELITYYLVNKISDASFTGRAIADVDLNKSEPWDLPGKAKMGGKEWYFFSLRDRKYPTGVRTNRATNTGYWKTTGKDKEIFSSKTSELVGMKKTLVFYKGRAPRGEKSNWVMHEYRIRSKSSYRTNKQDEWVVCRIFQKSAGLKKYPTNHSRTVVNPYSLEINQNAISSQIMMQPDHGFQFAMGRNYINHASNYMNNFPIQQPQMNYNIGGSSSGGGGGGGDNFFTISGLNLNLGGGAAASSQPVLRPMPPPPPPPTQVMNIQQEVMTSSMLDNCAITSEAGYGAEMNSANYCADLDNYWATY from the exons ATGGAATTAGAAGTGAATAAAGAAGAGAGTAGTCTACCACCAGGATTCAGATTTCATCCAACAGATGAAGAGCTAATAACATATTATCTTGTGAACAAGATTTCTGATGCTAGTTTTACTGGAAGGGCTATTGCAGATGTTGATCTTAACAAATCTGAGCCCTGGGATCTTCCAG GGAAGGCAAAAATGGGAGGAAAAGAATGGTATTTCTTCAGCCTTCGCGATCGGAAATACCCAACTGGAGTGAGAACAAATAGAGCTACAAATACTGGATATTGGAAAACTACTGGCAAAGACAAGGAGATATTCAGTAGTAAAACTTCAGAATTAGTTGGTATGAAAAAAACATTGGTTTTCTATAAAGGAAGAGCTCCAAGAGGAGAGAAATCAAATTGGGTGATGCATGAATATAGAATTCGATCCAAATCCTCTTATAGAACAAACAAG CAAGACGAGTGGGTGGTTTGCCGAATCTTCCAGAAGAGTGCAGGATTGAAGAAGTACCCTACTAACCATTCAAGGACAGTAGTTAATCCCTATTCTCTAGAGATCAATCAAAATGCAATATCCTCACAAATAATGATGCAACCTGATCATGGCTTCCAATTTGCAATGGGAAGAAATTACATAAACCATGCATCTAATTATATGAACAATTTCCCAATACAACAACCCCAAATGAATTACAATATCGGAGGTAGTagtagtggtggtggtggtggaggaGGAGATAATTTTTTTACTATTTCAGGCTTAAACTTGAATCTTGGTGGTGGTGCCGCCGCCTCGTCTCAGCCAGTTTTAAGGCCAATGCCGCCGCCGCCGCCACCACCAACACAAGTTATGAATATTCAACAAGAAGTGATGACTTCTTCTATGTTGGATAATTGTGCAATTACAAGTGAGGCAGGTTATGGGGCAGAAATGAATAGTGCAAATTATTGTGCTGATTTAGACAACTATTGGGCTACTTATTGA